One Oryctolagus cuniculus chromosome 7, mOryCun1.1, whole genome shotgun sequence genomic window, CagttagtcccagctgccctcgtGGTGCAATCAGATAAACACTACGAGCATCAGACCCTGAAGGGAAGATCTCACCCTGGGGGTCTGTGCAAAAAGACGCAGCGATTTCCCGCTCTAGACCCCCAGGCAGAACTGGATGACGTCAGGAGAATGCGGCTTGCAGAGTAGCTGCCTTTATGCTTGTTGTATAGCTGAGGAAGCTGGGGCCTGGAGAAGTGAGCTTACAGCCCGACTCACACAGCAGGAAAACTGGAGGCAGCGTTCATGCCAGACCAGGCCTCTAACATGCCCCTTCCACTTGCCACGTGGTCTGTCTCCCTTCAGAGCccatggggcccaagcaccactTTTGTGCAGATGGAAGTAACGGGCTAACAATGAGACCACAATGGGTGTTTGGTGAAAGGTGGAGAGTTAATAACAACACTTGTTTGAGAGCTACTTCACAGCTCTCACATGAGCTTTGTGAAGGCCTGGAAAGGTGCCCAGCACCTGGGGGGCTCATTCTGTGTGCAGTTGGCCAATGTCAAGAATTTGCTTAATGGACTGCTCTGAAAGGAAGCAGACTGGTGAACTAGGAGGTTAGGGACAGACAAACAGGTGCAGGAGAAGGGGTAATACTTATAGAACCAAGACTGCTCCGTTCCCTAAGTGCTGACTGTGCAAGTGACATCTGGAGATGCTGTCCTTTCCCTGATCCCAAGAAAAACCAGCAGTTCGGGGgtcggcgctgtgacatagtgggttaagcctctggccattgtggccaactggggagtgaaccagtggagaaagacctctctctctctgcctctccttctctctctgtgtaactctgactttcaaataaataaataaataaatctttaaaaaatgctttacaAGAGGGGGCCGCTAAGGGGACTTAGAAATCAGCTGGGCCAATGCTGTCATTTCATGGTTAGAGACTGAGGCTGCGGTGGGGACTTACTGATGGTTTAGAGGCAGAGCCATGCTGGTTGTGAAGCTCTCTATACGACTTTCCTGGGAGTCGTGTCAGCGGACAAAGGGAGGTAGAACAGGCCGTCTTATTAGGAGGACATCACATAACTGGACAGCGACTACTACCCAACCTCACCAGAACCCCGGTCTAGTAAGTACTTTAGCTGGTCTTCTGTCTGAatttctacctttctttttcGTTGAGAGGCAGAACACAATGCAAGAGCCTAACTGGACCTTTGTGACTGAATTCATTCTTCTGGGATTCTCCCTGGGCCCCAGGACCACTCCTCTGCTCTTCTCAGCCTTTCTAATGATCTACCTGTTGATTATTCTGGGCAACAGCTTGATCGCCCTCCTCATCTTCCTGGACTCATGCCTCCACACTCCCATGTACTTCTTCATTGGCGTCCTCTCCATATTGGACCTTGGATATACCACTACAACGATGCCCCACATGTTGGCACATCTGGCCAGTGAGAAGAAGACCATCTCCTTTGTGGGTTGTGTGGCCCAgatgtatattttctttgtgcTAGGTGtcactgagtcctggctctttgCCATCATGTCTATAGACAGATTTGTAGCcatctgccacccacttaggTACAAGGTCATCATGAGCCCTTGGCTGTGTGGGGCAATGGTCACTTTCTGTGCACTCTGTGGTGTCACCTCAGCCCTTGTCTACACCATCTTTGCCATGAGATTGCCCTATTGTGGCCCTAACAAAATCAATCATTTCTTCTGTGAAGTCCCTGCAGTTTTAAAGCTGGCGTGTGCAGATACCTCAGTCAATGACCGGGTAGACTTCATTCTTGGATTTGGTGTCATATTGATCCCATTGTCACTCATCCTTGTTGTTTATGTCAACATCTTCATTACCATCTTGAAGATCCGCTCAGCACAGGGACGGCTGaaggccttctccacctgtgcctcccatATCACTGTGGTGACCATGTTCTGTGTGCCGGCCATGGTCATGTACATGAAGCCTAGCACCAAGGCCTCCCCAGAGCAGGACAAGAAGCTGGCCTTGTTCTACAATATCATCTCGGCCTTCCTCAACCCCATCATCTACAGCCTCCGGAACAAGGATGTGAAGAGGGCATTCTTCAAGGTCGTGGGCTGGCGCAGAGCTCCAGAATGAGTCTCTGGAAGGCTATGTGGGGAACAAAGAAACAAGGCTCGTGGTGCACAGTCACTGCCCTTCTCATTCACATGACCCAGGAGTATAATGCACACTCCCTCTCAGCCCTTGATCTCAGCTCTGCACAGGTCCTTGAGAAACAGCCCTCTGGGTGATTGACAGGATGAGATGCTATGACATGTCTTCCAGGCACATCagtcctttccttcccttttgtCCTGGAGACTCAGTGTTTAGTAAAAGAGGGGATGTCTGATGCATCAACATCTAAGACTGAGACAAGAATGAGCTTTGGGGTATGCCAAGGGCAAAATCTAAGCTCTGGAAACCACTCCCACAGTACCAGGTGAActggagagaggggcaggggcacTGATGTTGGAGGATTCCTGGCCCAAGAGGAGGAACAAATTTCAGATATGCAGATTAAAGACTAGTTCGGATGGCTTGAGGCTAAGTGCAGTCTGGCCCCACTGACCTTCCCAGACCCGTCTCAGGTCaacctgttcctccctctctcgctccccATAAACTGGACTTCTATCATGGCCTTGAGTGATTTATTTTCACATCAGGACTTCCACATATGCTATTCCTTCGCCCCTTGCCCTTAGCTCCACCCCACCTTCATCCTATCCCTGTCAGTGGTAACTTCTGTTCATCcatcagatcttttttttttttttttttcatccatcaGATCTTAAACTGTAGTTCCTCAAAGAAGAATTTATTGGGCCCCAAAGAGGTAAGAATGTGTTTGCTTTCCATAAcatcctttatttctctctcatcaGAACAAAGGAATGTGGAAcaacatctctctttttttagaaaagatttgtttatttgaaagacagaagtacagataggcagggggagagagagcagatgTGGTGGATAGAGCCTAACAAGTCAGGGGAGcacattttggatttttctcCACATTTTGGACTTTTCTCCTCTAGACAAGCATTTCCCAAGGCCAGTTACCCAAATCTCTGGTTTTATAAAATGTTCTGTGAAGTGaagattaaaagaaagaataagaaaggaaggaggagcgagggtgggagtgtgagcgggagggagggtgaggtgggaagcattactatgttcctaaatctgcacaCATGaatcacatgaaatttgttcaccttatataaataaaattatttttaaaagatttcatatCAGATATGCTCAAAAACACCACTCCCTCTTCCTCTATCTCAGTGAATAATACTATATTAAAGACTTTGAAAGGTCCAATagaagtaagtaaataaacaagtgaacatttaaaaactgtttaacACGGTATCTACCAAATTCACTGGATGACAGAACCCCTTCTTTTTAGAACATTTATTAGTCAAAGAAACTAGTGCTTTCTAAAATGTACTTTGAGAAATGCTATGGTACACATGGGCAGAtttgagggaggaggagaagtcaaagctttttctcattataaacATAATACATactaattttcagaaaatttggaaaacacagaAGAATATGAAGTGACTAAAACATACCACAAGTGATTAACCACTCTTAatcctttgtgtattttttcaccATAACCTGTATGTTTCTCATGCACTTACATTTTCCATACTTTTATTTCACTCTGTCTCAGTTTGTGTATGTTCTTCTGATGTGATTTCCAATTTTCTAATTCTTCCATTCAGCTGTATCTAATCTGCTGCTAACTCCAGTAATAATTCTTGGTCTCTATTATTGGACTTTTagtattaaaatttcaattttactCTGTTTCAGTTTCAGCTTAATTTCTGCATCTTATTATTCACAGTTGTTCAAAAGTTAATGTCTGATAATTCCAATATCTGAGTTTTGCATAGTAGGTCCATTTCTATTGTTgcttttttcctcttaattttgaatagatttttatctttttgtttgccTGATAATTTTGATCAGATTCCAGGCATTGTATTAGaatttgtaatataattttagtCTCTGGATAAGGCTATATGAAGAATATATGAAGAATCTTcagaatattaatggaaaatgacatattatgaaaaattatgcatgggttaCAGTTTTTcaccaaataaacttatgttttaattctatttttccaccaAGTTTTTGAACAGCTGTTGTATTCCTTCCAAGTGGACTTAACTTTTCCTGTGGGTATTTCTGATCCATTTTTCAATCCCCTGAGGGCTCATACTGGAAGTTTGAGATGGACTCCAGGGCCCTGTTCCTGAGACTGACATCAGTCCAGATTTCATTCTTCCATTTCCCCAagctcaatctctctgtctctcaactgtTTTGTAGTAGAATCTCATGAGCATTTTCCTATAACATGAATATCTCTTTGAAAATGATTATGTAGAGTAACAAAGTAttcacctcctttttttttttgctctctctGTTTTAGTGATATAATGACCATCTCCATGCACAAGTCATTAtatatgttttgatttttagatAGATTCTTAGAAAGGAGAACATTCTCATTATTTCAATACCCATTGCCAAAGTTCTTCTAATATTAAAAAGTGATCtacatttatttctcatgtgTTAATGCATTTGTTAGGTTTGGAATCAGGACTACACAGTCCTCTCAACATGAGCTGGGAAGTcttctgtttaatttttcaagatttctgtAAAATcagtattatttcttccttaattttttaaaacttttatttagtaaatataaatttccaaagtacagtttatggattacaatggctttccccccataattccctcccacttgcacccctcccatctcccgctccctctctcattccattcacatcaagattcattttcaattatctttgtatacagaagatcgatttagtatataataagtaaagatttcatcagtttgcactcacacagaaacacaaaatgtaaaatactgtttcagtactagttacagcattacttcacattggacaacacattaaggacagatcccacatgaggagtaagtacacagtgactcctgttgttgacttaataatttgacactcttgtttatggtgtcattaatctccctaggctctagtcatgagttgccaaggctatggaagccttctgagttcactgactttgatcttatttagacagggtcaaggcaaagtggaagttctctcctcccttcagagaaaggtacctccttctttgatggccctgttctttccactgggatctcactcagagatctttcatttagttttgtgggtttttttttgtttttgttttgccagagtgccttggctttccatgcctaaaatactctcatgtgctcttcagtcaaatccgaatgccttaagggctgattctgaggccagagtgctgtttaggacatctgccattctacgagtctgtgaacaatcgaaaaagagggaatcctcccaaattcttcctatgaagccagcatcaccttaattcctaagctggaaaaagatgcagcattgaaagagaattacagaccaatatccctgatgaacatagttgcaaaataaaattctggccaatagaatgcaacaacacatcagaaagatcatccacccagaccaagtgggatttatccctggtatgcagggatggttcagtgtttgcaaaacaatcaatgtgatacaccacaataacaggctgcagaagaaaaaccgtatggttatctcaatagacacagagaaagcatttgataaaatacaacaccctttcatgatgaaaactctaagcaaactgggtatggaaggaacattcctcaatacaatcaaagcaatttctgaaaaacccatggccaacatcctactgaatggggaaaagttggaagcatttccactaagatcagacagggatgcccactctcaccactgctattcgatatagttctggaagttttagccagagctattaggcaagaaaaagaaattaaaggaatacaaattgggaaggaagaactcaaactatccctctttgcagatgatatgattctttatttaggggatccaaagaactctactaagagactattggaactcatagaagagtttggcaaagtggcaggatataaaatcaatgcacaaaaatcaacagcctttgtatacacaggcaatgtcacggctgagaaagaactgctaagatcaatcccattcacaatagctacaaaaacaatcaaataccttggaataaacttaaccaaggacattaaagatctctatgatgaaaatgacaaaaccttaaagaaagaaatagaagaggataccaaaaaatggaaaaatcttccatgctcatggattggaagaatcaatatcatcaaaatgtccattctcccaaaagcaatttgtacattcaatgctataccaatcaaaataccaaagacattcttctcagatctggaaaaaatgatgctgaaattcatatggagacgcaggagacctcgaatagctaaggcaatcttgtacaacaaaaacaaagctggaggcatcacaattccaaatttcaggacataccacagggcagttgttaccaaaacagcatggtactggtacagaaacagatggatagaccaaaggaacagaattgaaacaccagaaatcaatccaaacatctacagccaacttacatttgatcaaggatctgaaaccaatccctggagtaaggacagtctattcaataaatggtgctgggaaaactggatttccacgtgcagaagcatgaagcaagacccctacctatcaccttacacaaaaatccactcaacatggattaaagacttaaatctacgacccgacaccatcaaattattagagaacattggagaaactctgcaagatataggcacaggcaaagacttcttggaaaagaccccggaagcacaggcagtcaaagccaaaattaacatttgggattacatcaaattgagaagtttctgtacttcaaaagaaacagtcaggaaagtgaagaggcaaccaacagaatggaaaaaaatatttgcaaactatgcaacagataaagggctgataaccagaatctacaaagaaatcaagaaactccacaacatcaaaacaaacaacccaattaagagatgggccaaggaccttaatagacatttttcaaaagaggaaatccaaatggccaacaggcacatgaaaaaatgctcaagatcactagcaatcagggaaatgcaaatcaaaaccacaatgaggtttcacctcaacccagttagaatggctcacattcagaaatctaccaacaacagatgctggcaaggatgtggggaaaaagggacactaacccactgttggtgggaatgcaaactggttaagccactatggaagtcagtctggagattcctcagaaacctgaatataaccctaccatacaacccagccatcccactccttggaatttacccaaaggaaattaaattggcaaacaaaaaagctgtctgcacattaatgtttatttcagctcaattcacaatagctaagacctggaaccaacctaaatgcccatcaacagtagactggataaagaaattatgggacatgtcctctatagaatactatacagcagtcaaaaacaatgaaatccggtcatttgcaacaaaatggaggaatctggaaaacattatgctgagtgaattaagccagtcccaaagggacaaatatcatatgatcttccttaatttttgataaaatttaCCATTCAAGTCCACTGGACCTGGAGTTTTCTTTTGGAAGGCTTTTGGTTacaatttgatttctttcataCACCGTGGCAGGTAATTGACTGGgttaaggtgacacacccagatggctgggtgtgtctgtgagcgTGTTCCCAGAAGAGATTGGTACAGAATCAATCAACTGAATAAAGCAGAGCCATCCTCACCAGTGTGGATGGGCATCATCCGAGCCACTGAGGGCCCAAATAGGACAAAAAGTCAGTGGAAaagtgaattctctctctctctctctctctctctctctctctctctctctctcttctcaaggCAAAGCATCCATCTTCTGCCTCTGAATGTTGGAACTTCTGGTTCCTGGGCCTCTCCACCTGGAGACTTACACCAATGCCCTCTCGCCTACTTCTGGTTCAGCCTTGAAGTAGGTTTTATACCATCAGTTCCCCTGGTTCAGGTCTCATGTTCaaactgaattttatttccaCCTTTCCCAGCTCTCCAGCTTGAAGATGCTATATCATGGGTCTTTGCAGCTTCTGCAATTGCATGAGCCGATTCCCATAATAAATCTTTACATATACTTATTCATATACTAacagttctgtttccctggagaaTTCTAATACATACACATAGAACTAttcatattttgtttcttctcatgGTCATTTTCAGTCAAAACTGCCATATTTTATTAGAAATGGCTTACACTTGGTAAGgcgcttatatatatatatatatatgtatatgtaatttacatatacatgcacacatatagtttaaaatttttaaagtttatttatataaagataacaggTTCTacgtatttcatttatacaattttgagcacataatgatacttcccacccttcctcccttgtGATCATTTTAAGTTGCATTTTCAGCAGCCATTTTATCAAGTTGTTGACTTTATTGACATAAAGTTGGTCataataaaattgttatttttgttaaagttttatttatttatttgaaaggcagagtaatagagaggggaagacagagtgagagatcttccatgtgctggttcattctcaaatggtcacagtggccgggctggtccaggtcaaatccaggatcccagaattccacctgggtctctcacattggtggcaggggcccaagcacttgggccatcttctgctgcttttccaggccattagcaaggagttgggtcagaagtagagcagttggaactcaagCCCATgtgcatatgagatgccagcattgcaagagactgcttaacctgctgtgaccccttcttattcttttaatagCTTTATGGCCTCATCTCTACATCTCATCTTTATTCCTGATATTGgtaatttgtgttttctctctttttgtgcTTATGAATCAGCTAGAAGTTTGTCATTTTTATTGAACCTTCAAAGAACTTTcagtttcattgattttgtttttttaaaaatttatttatataaaggaagtTTATAGTTTAAGTTGTATCCAtggattttaatatttcatatattcattatCAGTcagctcaaaatattttctaatttcctttgtgaTGTCCTCTTTGATAAATGAGCTATTAAAATGTGTTGTTCAACTTTCAGTTTTTGGGACTTTTCTATTATTCTTCTTCTgctgatttttaatttaattccattgcattcaaataaaatattctgtaagatttcaatattttgtggCTTAATTTATGGTCTACATTGGCATATGTTTCATatacatttgaaatatatattggCTATAATGATTACTAAAAGTCAATTATATCAAGAGTGCTGACATTGTTGTTCAGATATTCTACATCCTTACTGATTTTAACTTAATCAGTCTATCAATTACTATGCTACGAATTTCCCAAATTTTCACTTTAATTCTGTTAGTTCGTATCatgtattataatttatattacattaagtaaataatatttgaaGTAAGTCGAATGGGACTAAGGGTCAAAAAGGAGTGACACATAAAGACAGTCCTTAAAAAAATTGGAGAAGCCTGAAATATAAATGACATTTCCCATATCCTGCTTCAACTTGGTTTTTGAGATTCCCCCAACCCATTACAAGAACTAGTATCAAGAGGTAAGAATGACCGTACTGATGTGAGTTGCACGTAAGAAGAGTTGTAATATCAAATATCCTCAACTTATGTGAAACTTATTCCTTTCTGATATCACATGGCATGTTGCAGCTTTAAGGTCttcacttactttttttaaaagattttatttatttattcaaaagtcagagttacacagagagaagagaggcagggagagagagaggtcttccatccgatggttcattccccagatggctgcaatggccagagctgagctaatctgaagccaggagccaggagcttcttccagatctcccatgtgggtgcaggggcccaaggacttgggccatcttctactgctttcccaggccataacagagagctggatcagaagtagagcagctgggtttcgaaccagtgcccatatgggatgctagcacttcaggtcaggacattaacccgctgtCCCATAGCACAAGCCCCTATCATTAttaacttttcttctttctagTATTCAGCTCTATTTGATGCCTATTGCTTAATTTTTATCTTCTCCTTGGATCCTTGCAAGTGTTATGGAACCGGACATCTCAGGTTGTGGAAATATTTCCTCAAACTTTATCTACTCCAGAGATGAGCGGTTTCTTCATAAAGGAAATCCTAAATCTGGGGAGGTAACCTGAGATTTCTTCTTGGGGGAGACAGACGCATGGATAGCTCTGAATAATAAATTGTCCAAAAGGAAAAAGCTATTTGCCCTTATGTCtagctagaaataaaaacttctctctacagagaaactgaggctcttGGAGTCAGAATGAAGACTTCTAGATGGATGTCTAGTGTCACAGGTAGTAATAATGTGTGTAATAAGGATGGGGAGGTGTAAGATGGAGGAAAGGTCTGTGACATTGGGGAAAGTTAATTCCAATTCCAGTTGATATTGGCATTCAGTATAATAAATCTTAGTCCTATGTAATGTCAAACTTAATGAACATATGTCTATATCCACCTTCTTGACTGACATTCAACTTAATGTCTGTTGCAACTCAAATTCAGTGTTTGAAAGGAAACTCATCACCTTTCACTTCAAATCTGCCCTCCACTTGGGTTCCCTATTTCAGTAAACAGCATCATCATTCACCCAATAGCCCAAAGCTACTAATATCTCACACCCAATTTAGTCATCATTTAGcatctttatttctttccaaTCTTTCCCCACTTCCCCTCCTCACTATACTGGTCCAATAAGGCCTAACAGTCTCTCACTTGGACCACTTTAATAGCAGCAATATTggtctattttctgttgctgtaccAAAGTTCTTGATTATAGGTAatgtataatgaaaataatttatttagctCTTAGTTTCAGATGCTGAAAGCCAAAGATCTGATGATCCCATTTGcttggcctctggtgagggcccctcAATTACATGACAACATGGTGAAGTAAGAAAGGAAATGGCCACGGGAAGGAAAGATCATgtggcaagacaggaagccagagactggGAAGTTGCCCATCTTGCTTTTTTATATAACAACCCACCCTCATGGAACTTACTAGAGTCCCACAAGAACTACATTAATCCCTTCCAAGAGCAGTTGACCACTCAGTGGTATGCTGGTAGATATTTAACAATCATCTATCTAAGGGAAAGAAAAATCCTTTGTTTGCAGTGTTTGCCAATTTCTTTGGTGTAAATATTCCATCTATGGTCAATTTCAAGCTACCAATATGGTGTCACTGAACTTGCAGCCGGAAAGAAGTGAGCACAACTGGATCTCAAGAGCCACTGTGAGCCTGTGCATCATGTCACTCTTGAAAAACAAATCCCAGTAGCGCCTTAACCCCCTTGGTACATAATATAATTCTTTAAGTTGGCCTACAAGATCCTTCATGATCTGGTCCTGAATGGATATCTCCAACTTCATTTTCTATCATTTGCTGACCCCTACCTAACATCCATCTTACTCAAACACTTTGTGCTTTTAGTCAGTGGAGACAAAGATGGAGATTTACCTGGggtccaaagcagagagctaaaaGTGGCTGGGGATGATATAGAAATGGGTAGAGCTTGGTGGCAGGTTTGAAACCATTTTAGCCTTCGGTAGGGTACGCAATAGCTGGAGAGCCAAGAAAACACTACATAGTGGGATCCGTACACTTTAGTCCTAGTTCTGCTCATGAGA contains:
- the LOC100352173 gene encoding olfactory receptor 2D2-like; translated protein: MQEPNWTFVTEFILLGFSLGPRTTPLLFSAFLMIYLLIILGNSLIALLIFLDSCLHTPMYFFIGVLSILDLGYTTTTMPHMLAHLASEKKTISFVGCVAQMYIFFVLGVTESWLFAIMSIDRFVAICHPLRYKVIMSPWLCGAMVTFCALCGVTSALVYTIFAMRLPYCGPNKINHFFCEVPAVLKLACADTSVNDRVDFILGFGVILIPLSLILVVYVNIFITILKIRSAQGRLKAFSTCASHITVVTMFCVPAMVMYMKPSTKASPEQDKKLALFYNIISAFLNPIIYSLRNKDVKRAFFKVVGWRRAPE